Below is a genomic region from Gigantopelta aegis isolate Gae_Host chromosome 1, Gae_host_genome, whole genome shotgun sequence.
tatttggttatggcgttatggaattgaatgcaatcacagtcaacaggggggcATCGCCCAgaatgaaaatgggttaagtttagagttagggttaataAAATACACGTTGATTAGCTATTATAGCAAATGATATCAAAGAATAGGTTAGGTTAACAGTctttacgtgcacgttcagagcaagctgttgtagtgcacgcctgtcatgggcgcaggtgtcgacttatgCCGGCTCATTCGTCCATGAAAGGctaaataaaagtaatgttaAGAAAAGTAATGCGGAATGTCTGTTTTAAATGGCTAAGTAATGCGACTTCTAATAATAAAAGTAGTAGTTTAACTTTATttggacacacatacacacacgtggGCACGCAtgcgcgcacatacacatacatgtgacAGTCTTGCTACCCCCGAAAAATATAAAGggagaaaaaaagaacatttgctTGAGCGGCGGGTGGGGGGACGGGTCCGACCCCCGAGCCCCACCCTACACACACGCTTGCTCAGCTAGTTTCAGTTAATCACCACCTGAATACTTTCCAACGAAGAGCGGTATCTTTGTGAGATTATCTCGAATGACGAACACGAAGGGGTGGTCCGCCTTGAAATCTGTCCAGCTTCTTATGAAAGATGTCAGACTGATGCTGATAGCCGTCAAGCCCGCTGCCTCCGTCCCCGTCTCTGTGACGTCGACGACGGCCCTGTGGATGACTCGCGACATGTAGAGATTGTTGCGTCCGGTCATCCTCGAGAAATCGGCGTGTCTGGCAGAAAACGGGCGCACCATCCCCACGTCTATCAAAGCTTCCTTGAGGTCGAACGAGGACTCCAGTTTGAACTTTGGCAGGGAGACTCTAACGTCGGTGGAACTCAGGCTGTCCAGGCTGTCTGCAAGAATAGACGTCAGAGCAGACTCTACGGCGGGAAGACCGTCAATGTCGTCTGGAAGAATGACGAACATCCCAAACCTATTTCCGGTATACGGGAGGAACAGCACCTGGGCGTGGTGGTCATCCAGACGTGCGAACCGGAACCTGCCCTCCAGATGCATCATGGGTACTGTCGTCTGCTGCTGCGTGGGCTGGTGGAACGTCTCGTTCGTCGTGTCCGACGACTTAAACACTGTTGTCCAGTTTGCTTTGAAGTATATGGCGTTAACGAGAACCATTGCGGTGTCAGAGCTAATAGTTCCTTGTAACAGGAGATCGGGAATGAGACCTTCTGTAGCACTGGACACCCAGTCATTGATCGGCCCCTCCGGCCCCCTCTCGTCGTCCCAGTCGAGCGGCTGGATGGACGAGTTGTAGCTCGATCTTAGTGTCTGCTGGAACTCATCCGCCAGTTGTACGTCGTCTCGAATGTAAATCCGATTGGCTGACTTTAGAACGAGGCCGCCTGGCTGGGACATGTTGGCGGCGGCTAGGTGGATGGCTTCGTGGGCGCATCTCCCAAGAGTCCTCAGGCTCATCGTCTTCTTCATCTCGTACGCCGTCAGTCTGCGCGCGCCCAGATACGTCATGCCCAGAGCTTGGAAGACGCTGTACGGGGAGTAGATGCAGTTGGGCATCCTGACGATGGCCGTAGTATGCAAATTAGCTGAGAAGTACGTCACAGCAGACGACAGCTGCCCCAGCAGATCTCTTCCTCCGCCATAACATCGTCTGCCTCCTCGTCTTGACGTTCTAGTGATGACGTCATTGTTCGCATCTTCGTCGCCTGAGACCGCTTGGTCCACGTCTATTGTCGCGAGGaacactgcaaaaaaaaaagaagaaaaaagaagagtttttaaacgacaaacataaaaaaatataataaagaatatgaagtgcaattaacGGGAAGCCAAATAATGGTGACACAGTATCATGACATTGAATGTCAGTTAAATTTTAAGTTCGGTTCatattttgtttggggttttattattttaacagttaaaataaattaaataaagacttttttgattaaaatttagCAATTTCGCAATATTGAAAATATAgtcgaaaaaacaaacaaacatgaaaaTTAATAACCTTTGTGTAAATAACAGGTAGGGGGAATGCTGTATTCGATAGGTGGTTACTTAAAtataaaaggggggggggggggggcaaaactaaacaaaacacgAAAAGAAAAACGAAGTTGAAAAAAGCATTTGGAACTATGTCTGTCGGGTGATTGTAGGCGAATGTAGGATCAATGGTAGAGAGCTCGTCTGAAATGCGATGGGTCATGGGATCGATCCAGCTCGATGGACCTAATCTTTCACAGTCCATCAACGGTATAGCACATATCACTGAGTTTGATCAACCAGCTTTGGCTGGAACAAACCCAACTGTATTGATCTACCAAGAGGGGTCGATCCTACGAGCCATCGCACCCCAAGCGAGCCCCACTCCTGTTCTTGCTACAACGCTGTGCCTGTTTAATTAAGCTTCACACTTGCTGTCGTGTATTATGTATTTCTGTGTAATTGATATTGGCCAGATGACCTGTAcagataattatatttgtttactaactaaccactgttctggacagacagcccagttagctgaggtgtgtgcccaggacagcgtgcttgaacctcaattgaatataagcacgaacataagttgaaatgaaatgaatgttttgtttGGGACGataccgctagagcacattgatcaattgaTCGATCTTCCATGTatacattcccacagacagaacagtacataacatggtctttgatataccagtcgcgagGCACTGGTAGGAACACCGAACTATCCAATAGATCCGGGAAAGTGTCAAAAGTCTAAacgcattttaaatatttaaagagacCATACTACGTTTGGtgctattgtaacatgttttcaatTAATATAACTTGTTTAAGgacaaaaattacattaaatatatgtCTTGTGTAGCATaccattacattaaaatatatgtacttttGTAGCATACcattacattaaatatatgtgCTTGTGTAGTATACCATtactttaaatatatgtacttgtgtAGCATACcattacattaaatatatgtacttttGTAGCATAccattacattaaaattatgtaCTTGTGTAGCATACcattacattaaatatacagtgaaacctcttaaaaccggaccctctatcAACCGGAATTACCCCAAAAtcggacatttttcacagtccTTAAAACCGGACAATTTCACTGTATGTACTTGTGTAGTATATcattacattaaatatatgtacttgtgAAGCAAACCATTACATTAAATGTATGTACTTGTGTAGCATACGAtgacattaaatatatgtacttgtgtAGCATAccattacattaaatacatgtacttatgtaGCATACCATTACATTAAAttagatacatgtacttgtgtagCAAACcattacattaaatatatgtacttgtgtAACATActattacattaaatacatgtacttgtgttaCATAccattacattaaatacatgtacttgtgtaaCATAccattacattaaatacatgtacttgtgtagCACACcattacattaaattaaatacatgtacttgtgtagCACAccattacataaaatatatgtacttgtgtAGCACACCgttacattaaatatatgtacttgtgtAGCAGACcattacattaaatatatgCACTTGTGTAGCAGACcattacattaaatatatgCACTTGTGTAGCAGACcattacattaaatatatgCACTTGTGTAGCAGACcattacattaaatatatgCACTTGTGTAGCACTCGCtcgacgcgcggtcggtctgggatcgatccccgtctgtgggcccattgggctatttctcgttcccgccagtgcaccatgactggtatatcaaaggccgtggtatgtactaccctgtctgtgggatggtgcatataaaagatcccttgttattaattaataggaaaatgtagtgggtttcctctttaagattatatgacaaattaccaaatgtttgacatctaatagccgatgattaataaatcaatgtactctagtggtgtcgttaaacaaaacaaactacgaGTATCCGACTGTTTGTAGAAGCTCATATTGGATTTAACCTcccaataatttattaatacgaAAACCAAATATATGACGAATTATAATGAAGTATAAGATACTGTGTGTACACGTTTAAAGCGACACACATTAATTAATAGTCTAAACAATAtgtaattttcttgtttacaaagGCTCTGTTGGTGGGAAACATGTCAGTTGTTttgagtgtttgtttgttttgttgtttttctagtAGTttttgaaagagagagagagagagagagagagagagagagagagagagagagagagagagagagagagagagagagagagagagagagagatgacagATATTAAGcattggcttttggatgtcaaatatattttacagagagagagagagagagagagagagagagagagagagagagagagagagagagagagagagagagagagagagagagagagatgcaaaTACATAAACTTGTATATGTGTGagattgtatatgtatgtatctacattttacaaactcacacacacacagagagagagagagagagagagagagagagagagagagagagagagagagagatacacaaacacacatgcacacactgacacacacacacacacacacacacgcatacactgacacacacatacatacacacgcataaactgacacacacacacacacatacacacactgatacatacaaacacacacacacactgatacacacacatacatacacacacacacacacactgacacacacacacacacacacacacacacacacacacacactgatacacacacatacacacacacactgacatataAAACAACTTAAAGTAGAATATATACCCACCGTAGCATAAGCTAGTCAGACTTATAAACGACAGTCGCGACGTCTTCATGATGTGTACGATGGCACGTTGGCAGCACTCTGTGACACGTGTTCTAATAATTAGTGGTTAGAACTAGGCTATCAGTCGCAAGTGAAAGCCGAGAACATTCtggtaaacaaaacacagaTTCATTACAACTCTCGACAACAGACCTCGGTGGTGTAcaggttaagccatcgggcttaagactggtaggtactgggtttatCTCCTGGTactagctcccacccagagcgagtttaacgactcactgggtaggtgtaaatgtACCACAgcgactttttttttatcactaaccattaactattAACATAcagtcttggacagacagcatAGATAGCTTATGAACACGAaaataagaatttaaaaaaaaaaagcagacgAGAAGAAAATGGCGCAATTCCCATGTAGTAGCATAATAGCCAGTGGCGGGGTGTCACAaactttctctttcttttcaaCCCCACCCGAACCTCCTGTTAGATCATTTTGTGGAACCCATCCAGTGCCTATGTCAAATACCATGATCATTTCGTGGAACCCATCCAGTGCCCTATGTCAAATACCATGATCATTTCGTGGAACCCATCCAGTGTCCTATGTCAAATACCATGATCATTTCGTGGAACCCATCCAGTACCCTATGTCAAATACCATGAACACTTCATGGAACCCATCCAGTGCCCTACGTCAAATACCATGATCATTTCGTGGAACCCATCCAGTGCCCTATTTCAAATACCATGAACATTTCGTGGAACCCATATATAGTATCTTATGTCAAATACCATGAACATTTCGTGGAACCCATATAGTATCTCATGTCAAATACCATGAACATTTCGTGAAACCCATATAGTATCTCATGTCAAATACCATGATCATTTCGTGAAACCCATATATAGTATCCTATGTCAAATACCATGATCATTTCGTGAAACCCATATATAGTATCCTATGTCAAATAACATGATAATTTCGTGAAACCCATATAGTATCTTATGTCAAATACCATGAACATTTCGTGAAACCCATATAGTATCTCATGTCAAATACCATGATCATTTCGTGAAACTCATATATAGTATCTTATGTCAAATACCATGATCATTTCGTGAAACCCATATATAGTATCCTATGTCAAATACCATGATCATTTCGTGAAACCCATATATAGTATCCTATGTCAAATAACATGATAATTTCGTGAAACCCATATAGTATCTTATGTCAAATAACATGATAATTTCGTGAAACCCATATATAATATCCTATGTCAAATACCATGATCATTTTGTGGAACCCATATATAGTATTTTATGTCAAATACCATGATCATTTCGTGAAACCCATATTGTATCTTATGTCAAATACCATAATCATTTCGTGAAACCCATATAGTATCTTATGTCAAATACCATAAACATTTCGTGGAACCCATATAGTATCTTATGTCAAATACCATGAACATTTCGTG
It encodes:
- the LOC121367843 gene encoding leukocyte elastase inhibitor-like — its product is MKTSRLSFISLTSLCYVFLATIDVDQAVSGDEDANNDVITRTSRRGGRRCYGGGRDLLGQLSSAVTYFSANLHTTAIVRMPNCIYSPYSVFQALGMTYLGARRLTAYEMKKTMSLRTLGRCAHEAIHLAAANMSQPGGLVLKSANRIYIRDDVQLADEFQQTLRSSYNSSIQPLDWDDERGPEGPINDWVSSATEGLIPDLLLQGTISSDTAMVLVNAIYFKANWTTVFKSSDTTNETFHQPTQQQTTVPMMHLEGRFRFARLDDHHAQVLFLPYTGNRFGMFVILPDDIDGLPAVESALTSILADSLDSLSSTDVRVSLPKFKLESSFDLKEALIDVGMVRPFSARHADFSRMTGRNNLYMSRVIHRAVVDVTETGTEAAGLTAISISLTSFIRSWTDFKADHPFVFVIRDNLTKIPLFVGKYSGGD